A section of the Neorhizobium galegae bv. orientalis str. HAMBI 540 genome encodes:
- a CDS encoding transglycosylase SLT domain-containing protein: MGLSLALPPSGGSVGAAEDPAAPECRYERAASDEMGRLCIRAETYNQDLCQVMQRLAERNGLPPEFFARLVWRESLFRANAVSPKGAEGIAQFMPETARIRGLRNSFDVIEALAASALYLRDLRDRFGNLGLAAAAYNAGEAGLETFLATGRLPIETRDYVFAITGHSAEMWKDDPPKMAAQALDPGKPFLDGCLRLANTRRLNESVLIASADWAPWGVQLSAHYNPNIASQLFANTIGRLPTPLNSERALVVRQKRGNFGYRPRYAARIGRATRAEAIDLCARIRAHAVPCTVFRN, encoded by the coding sequence TTGGGCTTGTCCTTGGCCCTCCCGCCCTCTGGCGGGAGCGTCGGTGCTGCCGAAGACCCCGCCGCTCCCGAATGCCGATACGAGCGTGCGGCATCGGACGAGATGGGCCGATTGTGCATCCGCGCCGAAACCTACAATCAGGATCTCTGCCAGGTGATGCAACGGCTGGCCGAGAGGAACGGGCTGCCGCCGGAATTTTTCGCGCGGCTGGTCTGGCGGGAAAGCCTGTTCCGCGCCAATGCGGTGAGCCCGAAAGGGGCCGAGGGCATCGCCCAGTTCATGCCGGAAACTGCAAGGATCCGCGGCCTGAGGAACAGCTTCGATGTCATCGAGGCGCTTGCGGCATCCGCTCTCTATCTCAGGGATCTGCGCGACCGTTTCGGCAATCTCGGCCTTGCCGCCGCGGCCTATAATGCGGGCGAAGCAGGCCTCGAAACGTTCCTGGCGACCGGACGGCTGCCGATCGAGACACGCGACTACGTGTTTGCGATTACCGGCCATTCCGCAGAAATGTGGAAGGACGATCCGCCGAAGATGGCGGCCCAGGCCCTCGATCCCGGAAAACCCTTCCTCGACGGCTGCCTACGGCTCGCCAATACGAGGCGGCTCAACGAGAGTGTCTTGATAGCATCGGCGGATTGGGCGCCTTGGGGCGTGCAGCTTTCCGCGCACTATAATCCGAATATCGCCAGCCAGCTGTTTGCCAACACGATCGGCCGTCTGCCGACGCCGCTCAATTCCGAACGGGCGCTCGTCGTGCGCCAGAAACGCGGCAATTTCGGTTATCGCCCGCGCTATGCAGCGCGCATCGGCCGCGCCACCAGAGCTGAGGCTATCGATTTGTGTGCCAGGATCAGGGCCCACGCCGTGCCCTGCACGGTTTTCAGAAACTGA
- a CDS encoding UDP-glucose dehydrogenase family protein translates to MRIVMVGSGYVGLVSGACFADFGHDVICVDKAAEKIEALKQGVIPIFEPGLEALVESNVKSRRLSFTTELGPAVADADVVFIAVGTPSRRGDGHADLGYVHAAAREIAEALTGFTVIVTKSTVPVGTGDEVERIIRETNPDADFAVVSNPEFLREGAAIEDFKRPDRIVVGLSDERARGVMTEVYRPLYLNQSPLLFTSRRTSELIKYAANAFLAMKITFINEMADLCERVGADVQDVSRGIGLDGRIGSKFLHAGPGYGGSCFPKDTLALAKTAQDYESPVRLIETTIAVNDTRKRAMGRKVIAAAGGDVRGKKVAVFGLTFKPNTDDMRDSPAIAVVQTLQDAGAIVSGYDPEGMENARQLMDIEFADGPYQAAEGADVAVLVTEWNEFRALDLERLKSVMKSPVLVDLRNVYRAREVEAHGFAYTGVGKMH, encoded by the coding sequence ATGCGTATTGTGATGGTTGGATCGGGTTATGTCGGCCTCGTGTCGGGAGCCTGCTTTGCGGATTTCGGACATGACGTGATCTGCGTCGACAAGGCTGCCGAAAAGATCGAGGCGCTGAAACAGGGCGTCATCCCGATCTTCGAGCCGGGACTCGAGGCGCTGGTCGAATCGAACGTCAAATCCCGTCGCCTTTCCTTCACCACAGAGCTTGGCCCCGCCGTGGCCGACGCGGATGTCGTGTTCATCGCGGTCGGCACGCCGTCGCGCCGCGGCGACGGCCATGCCGACCTCGGCTATGTCCATGCCGCAGCACGCGAAATCGCCGAAGCGCTGACCGGCTTCACCGTCATCGTCACCAAGTCGACCGTCCCGGTCGGCACCGGCGACGAGGTGGAGCGGATCATCCGCGAAACCAATCCGGATGCGGATTTCGCCGTCGTCTCCAACCCCGAGTTCCTGCGCGAAGGTGCCGCGATCGAGGACTTCAAGCGCCCTGACCGCATCGTCGTCGGCCTTTCCGACGAGCGCGCCCGCGGAGTGATGACCGAAGTCTATCGTCCGCTCTATCTCAACCAGTCGCCGCTTCTCTTCACCAGCCGCCGGACCTCCGAGCTGATCAAATATGCCGCCAATGCCTTCCTTGCCATGAAGATCACCTTCATCAACGAGATGGCCGATCTCTGCGAGCGCGTCGGAGCCGACGTCCAGGACGTTTCGCGCGGCATCGGCCTCGACGGCCGCATCGGCTCGAAATTCCTGCATGCTGGCCCCGGCTACGGTGGTTCCTGCTTCCCGAAGGACACGCTGGCACTCGCCAAGACCGCCCAGGATTATGAAAGCCCGGTGCGCCTGATCGAAACCACCATCGCCGTCAACGACACCCGCAAGCGGGCGATGGGCCGCAAGGTGATCGCGGCTGCCGGCGGCGACGTGCGCGGCAAGAAGGTTGCCGTCTTCGGGCTGACCTTCAAGCCGAATACGGACGACATGCGCGACAGCCCGGCGATCGCCGTCGTCCAGACGCTGCAGGATGCCGGCGCGATCGTTTCCGGCTACGATCCGGAAGGCATGGAAAACGCCAGGCAGCTGATGGATATCGAATTCGCCGACGGCCCCTATCAGGCCGCCGAAGGCGCCGATGTCGCGGTTCTCGTCACCGAATGGAACGAATTTCGTGCACTCGATCTCGAACGCCTGAAGTCCGTCATGAAGAGCCCGGTTCTCGTCGACCTGCGCAATGTCTATCGCGCGCGGGAGGTGGAAGCCCATGGCTTTGCCTATACCGGCGTCGGCAAAATGCACTAG
- the cysQ gene encoding 3'(2'),5'-bisphosphate nucleotidase CysQ codes for MLATFEKAALLAGKAILDVYRAGPSTSYKADKSPVTEADERAEEIILAELAYAFPDIPVIAEESVAMGRIPSIEGRSFILVDPLDGTKEFINDREDFTVNIALIENGAPILGVVYAPALKVAYLGGGGRAEKLVIDDEFAVTNRVPVVARPVEARPICVASRSHNSAETEAFLEKSGAADIRSIGSSLKFCLLAEGVADLYPRFGRTMEWDTAAGDSVLRAAGGSTVTLGGAPLTYGKTGRADMLDFANPDFIAWGSRPGKP; via the coding sequence ATGCTCGCCACATTCGAAAAAGCCGCGCTGCTTGCCGGCAAAGCCATCCTGGACGTCTACAGGGCCGGACCCAGCACCAGCTACAAGGCTGATAAATCCCCGGTCACGGAGGCGGACGAACGGGCCGAAGAGATCATTCTCGCCGAGCTTGCCTACGCCTTTCCCGACATCCCCGTCATCGCGGAAGAATCGGTTGCGATGGGACGTATCCCGTCGATCGAAGGACGCTCCTTCATTCTTGTCGATCCGCTCGACGGTACCAAGGAGTTCATCAACGATCGCGAGGATTTCACGGTCAACATCGCCCTGATCGAGAACGGCGCGCCGATCCTCGGTGTCGTTTATGCGCCCGCCCTCAAGGTCGCCTATCTCGGTGGCGGCGGACGGGCGGAAAAACTTGTGATCGACGACGAATTCGCGGTGACGAACCGGGTGCCGGTCGTCGCGAGGCCGGTCGAGGCCCGTCCGATCTGCGTTGCGAGCCGCTCGCATAATTCCGCCGAGACCGAGGCCTTCCTCGAAAAATCAGGCGCCGCCGATATCCGCAGCATTGGTTCCTCGCTGAAATTCTGCCTGCTGGCGGAGGGTGTGGCCGATCTCTATCCCCGCTTCGGCCGAACCATGGAATGGGACACGGCCGCCGGAGACTCCGTGCTCCGTGCCGCCGGCGGCAGCACGGTCACGCTCGGCGGGGCACCGCTTACCTATGGCAAGACCGGCCGCGCAGACATGCTGGATTTCGCCAACCCCGATTTCATCGCCTGGGGATCGCGCCCTGGAAAGCCGTAG
- the rlmB gene encoding 23S rRNA (guanosine(2251)-2'-O)-methyltransferase RlmB, whose translation MSKDDKEDKSTRDTHYATLRRAVRDSKRERGEIPTPPLKRPKSNKDWKPPQLQPEQVFLYGLHTVRAALDNPERKLIKLSVTQNAFARLDIGEPETLSFPIEFVSPQDIDRVLGPEAIHQGVMLETRPLPMRRLEALKASPLLLVLDQVTDPHNVGAIMRSAVAFGAGAVITTQRHSPTESGVLAKSASGALELIPYIQVTNLADAIEELHRLGFQTIGLDSEGPAPLEGTFAGGRIALVLGSEGKGLRQKTRETVNALARLDMPGAIKSLNVSNAAAIALYATQQHLAKAD comes from the coding sequence ATGAGCAAGGACGACAAAGAAGACAAATCCACCCGTGACACCCATTATGCGACGCTTCGGCGCGCGGTGCGCGACTCCAAGCGCGAGCGCGGAGAAATTCCGACGCCGCCCTTGAAGCGGCCGAAATCCAACAAGGACTGGAAGCCGCCGCAGCTTCAGCCGGAACAGGTCTTCCTCTATGGCCTGCACACGGTACGCGCCGCCCTCGACAATCCCGAGCGCAAGCTCATCAAGCTGTCGGTGACCCAGAACGCCTTCGCGCGGCTCGATATCGGCGAGCCGGAGACATTGTCCTTTCCGATCGAATTCGTTTCGCCCCAGGATATCGACAGGGTGCTCGGCCCCGAGGCCATTCATCAGGGCGTGATGCTGGAAACGCGGCCCCTCCCCATGCGCCGGCTGGAAGCGCTAAAGGCAAGTCCGCTTCTGCTGGTTCTCGACCAGGTCACCGACCCGCATAATGTCGGCGCGATCATGCGTTCGGCGGTCGCGTTCGGCGCCGGCGCGGTCATCACCACCCAGAGACATAGCCCGACCGAATCCGGCGTACTTGCCAAATCGGCCTCCGGCGCGCTGGAACTGATACCTTATATACAGGTCACCAATCTCGCCGACGCGATCGAAGAACTGCACCGGCTCGGCTTCCAGACGATCGGGCTCGATTCGGAAGGCCCCGCCCCGCTCGAAGGCACGTTTGCCGGCGGCCGGATCGCCCTGGTGCTTGGTTCCGAGGGCAAGGGCCTGCGTCAGAAGACCCGCGAGACGGTCAACGCGCTTGCCCGTCTCGACATGCCGGGCGCTATCAAATCGCTCAATGTCTCGAACGCCGCCGCGATCGCGCTCTACGCGACACAGCAGCATCTCGCCAAGGCCGATTGA
- the tuf gene encoding elongation factor Tu, which produces MAKSKFERNKPHVNIGTIGHVDHGKTSLTAAITKYFGEYKAYDQIDAAPEEKARGITISTAHVEYETTARHYAHVDCPGHADYVKNMITGAAQMDGAILVCSAADGPMPQTREHILLARQVGVPAIVVFLNKVDQVDDAELLELVELEVRELLSSYDFPGDDIPIIKGSALAALEDSDKKIGEDSIRELMAAVDAYIPTPERPINLPFLLPIEDVFSISGRGTVVTGRVERGIVKVGEEVEIVGIRATTKTTVTGVEMFRKLLDQGQAGDNIGALIRGVQRDGVERGQILCKPGSVKPHTVFMAEAYILTKEEGGRHTPFFTNYRPQFYFRTTDVTGIVELPEGTEMVMPGDNVTVKVTLINPIAMEEKLRFAIREGGRTVGAGIVASIVE; this is translated from the coding sequence ATGGCAAAGAGCAAGTTTGAGCGCAACAAGCCGCACGTCAACATTGGCACGATCGGTCACGTTGACCATGGCAAGACGTCGCTGACGGCCGCGATCACGAAGTACTTCGGCGAGTACAAGGCCTATGACCAGATCGACGCGGCTCCTGAAGAAAAGGCACGCGGCATCACCATTTCGACGGCGCACGTCGAATATGAGACGACTGCCCGCCACTATGCGCACGTCGACTGCCCCGGCCACGCCGACTATGTGAAGAACATGATCACCGGTGCGGCGCAGATGGACGGCGCGATCCTGGTTTGCTCGGCTGCCGATGGCCCGATGCCGCAGACCCGCGAGCACATCCTGCTCGCCCGTCAGGTCGGCGTTCCGGCAATCGTGGTGTTCCTGAACAAGGTTGACCAGGTCGACGACGCCGAGCTTCTCGAGCTCGTCGAACTGGAAGTGCGCGAACTTCTGTCGTCCTACGACTTCCCGGGCGACGACATTCCGATCATCAAGGGTTCGGCGCTGGCCGCTCTTGAAGATTCGGACAAGAAGATCGGCGAAGATTCGATCCGCGAACTGATGGCCGCTGTCGACGCCTACATCCCGACGCCTGAGCGTCCGATCAACCTGCCGTTCCTGCTGCCGATCGAAGACGTGTTCTCGATCTCGGGCCGTGGTACGGTCGTGACCGGCCGCGTCGAGCGTGGCATCGTCAAGGTTGGCGAAGAAGTCGAGATCGTCGGCATCCGCGCCACCACCAAGACGACGGTGACCGGCGTTGAAATGTTCCGCAAGCTGCTCGACCAGGGTCAGGCCGGCGACAATATCGGCGCTCTGATCCGTGGCGTCCAGCGTGACGGCGTCGAGCGTGGCCAGATCCTGTGCAAGCCGGGTTCGGTCAAGCCGCACACGGTGTTCATGGCAGAAGCCTATATCCTGACGAAGGAAGAAGGCGGTCGTCATACGCCGTTCTTCACCAACTACCGTCCGCAGTTCTACTTCCGCACGACGGACGTGACGGGCATCGTCGAACTTCCGGAAGGCACGGAAATGGTCATGCCTGGCGACAACGTGACCGTTAAGGTGACGCTGATCAACCCGATCGCGATGGAAGAAAAGCTGCGCTTCGCGATCCGCGAAGGCGGCCGTACCGTCGGCGCCGGCATCGTCGCTTCGATCGTCGAGTAA
- the secE gene encoding preprotein translocase subunit SecE: MASKTNPVTFLRQVRSETTKIHWPSRRETMISTAMVLVMVVFAALFFFAADQLMGWLLRLVLNVSV; encoded by the coding sequence ATGGCATCCAAAACCAATCCCGTTACGTTTCTGCGCCAAGTGCGCTCCGAGACGACGAAAATCCATTGGCCGTCTCGTCGTGAGACCATGATTTCCACGGCCATGGTTCTGGTTATGGTTGTGTTCGCTGCGCTGTTTTTCTTCGCTGCAGACCAGCTCATGGGATGGTTGCTCCGTCTCGTACTGAACGTCAGCGTTTGA
- the nusG gene encoding transcription termination/antitermination protein NusG, which produces MAARWYIVHAYSNFEKKVAEDIENKARQKGLEHLFEKILVPTEKVVEVRRGRKVDSERKFFPGYVMVRANLTDEAYHLIKNTPKVTGFLGSDNKPVPIPDFEADRILGQVQEGVERPKSSITFEIGEQVRVSDGPFASFNGTVQDVDEERSRLKVEVSIFGRATPVELEYAQVEKV; this is translated from the coding sequence ATGGCGGCGCGTTGGTACATCGTCCACGCATATTCTAATTTTGAGAAGAAGGTGGCAGAGGACATCGAGAACAAAGCTCGCCAGAAGGGGCTTGAGCATCTGTTCGAAAAGATCCTCGTGCCGACCGAAAAGGTCGTCGAGGTGCGCCGCGGCCGCAAGGTCGATTCCGAGCGCAAGTTTTTTCCGGGTTACGTCATGGTTCGGGCCAATCTGACTGACGAAGCCTATCACTTGATCAAGAACACGCCGAAGGTTACCGGCTTCCTCGGTTCCGACAACAAGCCGGTGCCGATCCCGGACTTCGAAGCCGACCGCATTCTCGGCCAGGTTCAGGAAGGTGTCGAGCGGCCGAAGTCCTCGATCACCTTCGAGATCGGCGAGCAGGTCCGCGTTTCCGATGGTCCGTTCGCGTCCTTCAACGGCACCGTACAGGATGTCGACGAAGAGCGTTCGCGCCTCAAGGTCGAGGTCTCGATCTTCGGTCGTGCGACCCCGGTCGAGCTGGAATACGCCCAGGTCGAAAAGGTCTGA
- the rplK gene encoding 50S ribosomal protein L11, which produces MAKKVMGHLKLQVKAGSANPSPPIGPALGQRGINIMEFCKAFNAATQEMEKGMPIPVVITYFQDKSFTFAMKQPPVSYWLKKEAKITSGSKTPGKGAKAGTLTKAQIQTIAQAKMKDLNAADLEGAMAMIEGSARAMGLEVVA; this is translated from the coding sequence ATGGCTAAGAAAGTTATGGGCCACCTCAAGCTGCAGGTAAAGGCAGGGTCGGCCAATCCGTCCCCGCCGATCGGTCCTGCACTTGGTCAGCGCGGCATCAACATCATGGAATTCTGCAAGGCGTTCAACGCCGCCACGCAGGAAATGGAAAAGGGCATGCCGATCCCGGTCGTCATCACCTATTTCCAGGACAAGTCCTTCACCTTCGCGATGAAGCAGCCTCCGGTCAGCTACTGGCTGAAGAAGGAAGCGAAGATCACCTCGGGTTCGAAGACCCCGGGCAAGGGCGCCAAGGCTGGCACCCTGACCAAGGCTCAAATCCAGACTATCGCCCAGGCGAAGATGAAGGATCTGAACGCGGCCGATCTCGAAGGCGCAATGGCCATGATCGAGGGCTCCGCCCGCGCCATGGGCCTGGAAGTGGTGGCTTAA
- the rplA gene encoding 50S ribosomal protein L1 encodes MVKLAKRIQKIREGVDPTKLVALTEAISMVKVRATAKFDETVEISMNLGVDPRHADQMVRGVVNLPNGTGRDVRVAVFARGAKADEAKAAGADIVGAEDLVEIVQGGKIDFDRCIATPDMMPLVGRLGKVLGPRGMMPNPKVGTVTMDVTGAVKASKGGAVEFRVEKAGIIHAGIGKASFEAKALEENIKAFADAVIKAKPAGAKGNYVKRVAISSTMGPGVKIDPSTVTI; translated from the coding sequence ATGGTAAAGCTTGCAAAGCGTATTCAGAAGATCCGCGAAGGCGTCGATCCGACCAAGCTGGTCGCCCTGACGGAAGCCATTTCGATGGTCAAGGTTCGCGCCACGGCGAAGTTCGACGAAACTGTCGAAATCTCCATGAACCTCGGCGTCGATCCGCGTCACGCAGACCAGATGGTCCGCGGCGTGGTCAACCTGCCGAACGGTACAGGCCGTGACGTTCGCGTCGCCGTTTTCGCACGTGGCGCCAAGGCTGACGAAGCCAAGGCAGCCGGTGCAGACATCGTCGGCGCCGAAGATCTGGTCGAAATCGTCCAGGGCGGCAAGATCGACTTCGATCGCTGCATCGCCACTCCGGACATGATGCCGCTCGTCGGTCGTCTCGGTAAGGTTCTCGGCCCGCGCGGCATGATGCCGAACCCGAAGGTCGGAACCGTCACCATGGACGTCACGGGCGCCGTCAAGGCTTCCAAGGGCGGCGCTGTCGAGTTCCGCGTCGAGAAGGCTGGCATCATCCACGCCGGCATCGGCAAGGCTTCCTTCGAAGCCAAGGCTCTCGAAGAGAACATCAAGGCTTTCGCCGATGCGGTCATCAAGGCCAAGCCGGCTGGCGCGAAGGGCAACTACGTCAAGCGCGTAGCGATTTCTTCGACGATGGGCCCGGGCGTCAAGATCGATCCGTCGACCGTGACGATCTAA
- the rplJ gene encoding 50S ribosomal protein L10, giving the protein MQDCGPVNWRQTVERAEKREFVTELNEVFKASGSVVVAHYAGVTVAQMNDFRSKMRAAGGTVKVAKNRLAKIALQGTESEGMSNLFKGQTLIAFSEDPVTAPKVVMDFAKTNDKIIVLGGSMGATTLTADAVKSLATLPSLDELRGKLLGLLNAPASRIATVVAAPASQLARVFAAYAKKDEEAA; this is encoded by the coding sequence CTGCAGGATTGCGGTCCCGTCAACTGGAGACAGACAGTGGAAAGAGCGGAAAAGCGCGAATTTGTCACGGAGCTGAACGAAGTCTTTAAGGCTTCTGGTTCGGTTGTCGTGGCCCACTATGCTGGTGTCACAGTTGCGCAGATGAACGATTTTCGTTCGAAGATGCGCGCTGCTGGCGGCACCGTCAAAGTCGCGAAGAACCGTCTGGCCAAGATCGCTCTTCAGGGTACGGAGTCGGAAGGGATGTCAAATCTCTTCAAGGGGCAGACGCTGATCGCATTCAGCGAAGACCCGGTAACGGCTCCGAAGGTCGTCATGGATTTCGCCAAGACCAATGACAAGATCATTGTTCTGGGCGGTTCCATGGGTGCAACCACGCTCACTGCGGATGCGGTCAAGTCGCTTGCGACCCTGCCTTCGCTGGACGAGCTTCGCGGCAAGCTGCTGGGCCTCTTGAATGCCCCGGCATCGCGTATCGCGACGGTTGTTGCAGCACCGGCAAGCCAGCTTGCCCGCGTGTTCGCGGCCTACGCCAAGAAGGACGAGGAAGCCGCTTAA
- the rplL gene encoding 50S ribosomal protein L7/L12 encodes MADLAKIVEDLSALTVLEAAELSKLLEEKWGVSAAAPVAVAAAGGGAAAAVVEEEKTEFDVILVEAGANKINVIKEVRAITGLGLKEAKDLVEGAPKAVKEGVNKAEAADLKKKLEDAGAKVDVK; translated from the coding sequence ATGGCTGATCTCGCAAAGATCGTTGAAGACCTCTCTGCTCTGACCGTTCTGGAAGCTGCTGAGCTTTCCAAGCTGCTCGAAGAGAAGTGGGGCGTATCCGCAGCTGCTCCGGTAGCTGTTGCTGCTGCTGGCGGCGGTGCTGCTGCTGCTGTCGTTGAAGAAGAAAAGACCGAGTTCGACGTCATCCTCGTCGAAGCTGGCGCCAACAAGATCAACGTCATCAAGGAAGTCCGCGCCATCACCGGTCTCGGCCTCAAGGAAGCCAAGGACCTCGTCGAAGGCGCTCCGAAGGCTGTCAAGGAAGGCGTCAACAAGGCTGAAGCTGCTGACCTCAAGAAGAAGCTTGAGGACGCCGGCGCCAAGGTCGACGTTAAGTAA